From Scatophagus argus isolate fScaArg1 chromosome 10, fScaArg1.pri, whole genome shotgun sequence, a single genomic window includes:
- the LOC124065567 gene encoding eukaryotic translation initiation factor 3 subunit L has translation MSYHDDEDYDPYAYPGDYDLHTGDPKADLAYERQYEQQTYHVIPEVIKNFLQYFHKTISDLIDQKVYELQSNRVSSESIEQKIYEIQDVYENSWNKLTDRFFKTSPWPEAEAIASLVGNDAVFLILYKELYYRHIYAKVSGGPTLEQRFESYYNYCNLFNYILNADGPAPLELPNQWLWDIIDEFIYQFQSFSQYRCKTAKKSEEEIEFLRNNPKIWNVHSVLNVLHSLVDKSNINRQLEVYTSGGDPESVAGEYGRHSLYKMLGYFSLVGLLRLHSLLGDYYQAIKVLENIELNKKSMYSRVPECQITTYYYVGFAYLMMRRYQDAIRVFANILLYIQRTRNMFQRSTYKYEMINKQNEQMHGLLAIALTMYPMRIDESIHTQLREKYGDKMLRMQKGDLQVFEELFSFACPKFLSPVVPNYDNVHPNYHKEPFQQQLKVFAEEVQQQAQLSTIRSFLKLYTTMPVAKLAGFLDMSEQEFRIQLLVFKHKMKNLVWTSGISALDGEFQSASEVDFYIDKDMIHIADTKVARRYGDFFIRQIHKFEELNRTLKKMPSTGTTVTSGSATSR, from the exons ATGTCATACCACGACGACGAAGAT TACGATCCTTACGCCTACCCTGGCGATTACGACCTGCACACTG GTGACCCCAAAGCAGACCTGGCCTATGAGAGGCAGTATGAGCAGCAGACCTACCACGTCATCCCAGAGGTGATCAAGAACTTCCTGCAGTATTTCCACAAAACCATCTCCGATCTGATCGACCAGAAGGTTTACGAGCTGCAGTCCAACCGTGTGTCCAGTGAGAGCATCGAGCAGAAGATCTATGAGATCCAGGATGTCTATGAGAACAG CTGGAATAAGTTGACTGACCGTTTCTTCAAGACCTCTCCCTGGCCAGAGGCTGAGGCCATTGCATCGCTTGTTGGCAACG atGCTGTGTTCCTCATCCTCTATAAGGAGCTGTACTACAGACACATCTACGCTAAAGTCAGC GGTGGACCAACTCTGGAACAGAGGTTTGAGTCGTACTACAATTACTGCAACCTCTTCAACTACATTCTTA ATGCTGATGGCCCTGCCCCCCTGGAGCTGCCAAACCAGTGGCTCTGGGACATCATTGATGAGTTCATCTACCAG TTTCAATCCTTCAGTCAGTATCGCTGTAAGACAGCCAAAAAGTCAGAGGAGGAGATCGAATTCCTGAGGAACAATCCAAAGATCTGGAATGTCCACAGCGTCTTGAACGTTCTCCACTCCCTGGTGGACAAGAGCAACATTAACCGTCAGCTTGAGGTCTACACCAGCGGAG GAGACCCAGAGAGTGTGGCTGGAGAATATGGTCGCCACTCTTTGTACAAAATGTTGGGTTATTTCAGCTTGGTTGGACTCCTGAGGCTTCACTCATTGCTTGGTGATTATTACCAGGCCATCAAAGTTCTTGAGAACATTGAGCTCAACAAGAAG AGTATGTACTCACGTGTGCCTGAGTGCCAGATCACCACTTATTACTATGTGGGTTTTGCCTACTTGATGATGAGGCGCTACCAGGATGCCATTCGAGTCTTTGCCAACATCCTGCTCTACATCCAGAGGACGAGAAACATGTTCCAGAGGTCAACATATAAATATGAGATG ATTAACAAACAGAATGAGCAGATGCACGGCCTGCTTGCCATCGCTCTCACCATGTACCCGATGCGCATCGATGAGAGCATCCACACCCAGCTGAGGGAGAAATATGGAGACAAGATGCTGCGGATGCAGAAAGG AGACCTGCAGGTGTTTGAGGAGCTGTTCAGCTTCGCCTGTCCCAAGTTCCTGTCACCTGTGGTGCCAAATTATGACAATGTCCACCCCAACTACCACAAAGAGcctttccagcagcagctgaaggtcTTTGCTgaggaggtgcagcagcaggccCAGCTTTCCACCATTCGCAG CTTCTTGAAGCTGTACACCACCATGCCAGTTGCCAAGCTGGCAGGATTCTTGGACATGAGTGAGCAGGAGTTCCGTATTCAGCTGCTCGTCTTCAAACACAAGATGAAGAACCTGGTGTGGACCAGCGGCATCTCAGCTCTGGATGGAGAGTTCCAGTCGGCTTCTGAGGTGGACTTTTACATTGACAAG GACATGATCCACATCGCTGACACTAAAGTTGCCCGTCGGTACGGAGACTTCTTCATCAGACAGATCCACAAGTTTGAGGAG CTGAATaggacactgaagaagatgCCATCCACCGGCACCACTGTGACATCCGGGAGCGCTACAAGCCGATGA